A genome region from Arachis duranensis cultivar V14167 chromosome 6, aradu.V14167.gnm2.J7QH, whole genome shotgun sequence includes the following:
- the LOC107492592 gene encoding ABC transporter G family member 15, which yields MCTCMLPVIMAPTTMELHDGGAIMESDNNIREVCLVWENLEVEVVSSYSSERRKKVLNGISGYAEPNRIMALIGPSGAGKSTFLDALAGRLGGNVRITGNVTLNGTKTITSCKNINYVTQEDYFLGTLTVRETLTYAAHLRLAANKSKDEIDKVVVKTLDEMGLKECAESRLGNWHSRGISKGEKRRLSIGIEILTQPHILLLDEPTSGLDSAAAFFVISSLTSIAHNGRIVLCSIHQLSSEVFNLFDDLVLLAAGETVYFGERTNAIKFFADAGFPCPTRKNPPEHFLRCVSPEFDNVLSLMRSKNVNDTPSSWNSLVNMTTEETKWNLINSFKNSMHSANVREKIREIKLRKEPVIDRAYDTSTLKQLCTLTHRSFLNMTRDIGYYWLRILFYILVSVCAGFLYLNVGTSNNAILPRSKCDGFIYGFMTFLCIGGMPFFLEELKVFEGERFGRHYGEAIYVLSSFMSSLPFVVAISLTSGTILYHMVNFHPGFSHYCYFCINLFCSISVTEGSMLVVAALVSNQLLAIVTAAGVTVLMLMPSNVSRRITDIPNFFWRYPMSYISYIAWSIEGQYKNDFVGLEFEPLIPGDRKIKGEVILKEILGIQTDYSKWWDVGVLVLLLISYRVLFYLALKHRERASSIFRTRMSE from the exons ATGTGTACATGCATGTTGCCTGTTATTATGGCTCCAACAACAATGGAGTTGCATGATGGTGGTGCAATCATGGAGAGTGATAATAATATTAGAGAAGTGTGCTTGGTTTGGGAGAATTTGGAAGTGGAAGTAGTAAGCAGTTATAGTAgtgaaagaaggaagaaagtgTTAAATGGAATAAGTGGATATGCTGAACCAAACAGAATCATGGCTCTAATTGGTCCTTCTGGTGCTGGCAAATCCACTTTCCTTGATGCTCTTGCTG GAAGGCTTGGCGGCAATGTTAGAATCACTGGAAATGTAACACTGAATGGGACTAAGACAATTACAAGCTGCAAAAACATT AATTATGTAACTCAAGAAGACTATTTCCTGGGAACTCTAACAGTGAGGGAAACACTAACATATGCTGCTCATCTGAGACTTGCTGCAAACAAGAGCAAAGATGAGATTGACAAGGTTGTAGTCAAGACGCTCGATGAAATGGGTCTTAAAGAATGTGCAGAGAGCAGGCTTGGGAATTGGCATTCAAGAGGAATAAGTAAAGGAGAGAAGAGAAGACTCAGCATTGGCATTGAAATCTTAACTCAGCCTCATATACTGTTGCTTGATGAACCTACCAGTGGATTGGATAGTGCTGCTGCTTTCTTTGTCATTTCATCTCTCACAAGCATAGCACATAATGGAAGAATAGTATTATGCTCCATTCACCAACTTAGCAGTGAAGTCTTCAATCTCTTTGATGATTTGGTGCTCCTTGCAGCAGGTGAAACTGTCTATTTTGGAGAAAGAACTAATGCTATTAAG TTCTTTGCTGATGCAGGGTTTCCTTGTCCAACAAGAAAGAATCCTCCGGAGCACTTCCTTCGATGCGTTAGTCCAGAGTTTGATAATGTTCTAAGTCTAATGCGGTCCAAAAATGTCAAT GATACCCCATCATCATGGAATTCTTTAGTGAATATGACTACAGAGGAGACCAAATGGAATCTGATAAACAGTTTCAAGAATTCCATGCATTCAGCAAATGTGAGAGAAAAAATCAGAGAAATCAAACTAAGA AAAGAACCTGTTATTGACAGAGCATATGATACTAGCACATTGAAGCAGCTATGTACTTTGACTCACAGATCATTCCTTAACATGACTAGAGACATCGGTTACTACTGGTTAAGGATCTTGTTCTACATCTTAGTATCAGTGTGTGCTGGTTTTCTTTATCTAAATGTAGGAACAAGTAATAATGCAATCTTGCCAAGAAGCAAGTGTGATGGATTCATCTATGGCTTTATGACCTTCCTTTGCATTGGTGGAATGCCCTTCTTCCTTGAGGAGTTAAAG GTGTTCGAAGGCGAAAGGTTCGGGAGGCATTATGGCGAGGCCATTTACGTGTTGTCGAGTTTCATGTCATCACTCCCTTTTGTTGTTGCCATTTCCCTGACTTCAGGAACAATACTTTACCACATGGTGAATTTTCACCCTGGATTCTCTCATTACTGCTACTTTTGCATAAACCTCTTCTGCAGCATTTCTGTCACAGAAGGCTCCATGCTTGTGGTTGCAGCACTAGTCTCCAACCAATTGCTAGCTATTGTAACTGCAGCTGGTGTAACT GTACTCATGTTGATGCCATCAAATGTATCCAGAAGGATAACAGACATTCCTAACTTCTTCTGGCGCTATCCAATGTCCTACATCAGTTATATTGCATGGTCCATAGAG GGTCAATACAAGAATGACTTCGTTGGACTTGAATTTGAACCACTGATACCTGGGGATAGGAAGATAAAAGGTGAGGTGATACTTAAGGAAATACTTGGGATCCAAACAGATTATTCAAAGTGGTGGGATGTTGGAGTTCTGGTTTTGTTGTTAATATCTTATAGAGTGCTCTTTTACTTGGCTCTTAAGCATAGGGAGAGAGCTTCATCAATATTTCGCACCAGAATGAGTGAATGA